The Dehalogenimonas sp. 4OHTPN genome window below encodes:
- a CDS encoding MFS transporter — protein MASIVDTAKNGAQSLKKVIFASSSGTMIEWYDFYIFGSLATTISGKFYNTGTEVGDIIAWLATFAIGFIVRPFGAVFFGRIGDLIGRKFTFLVTMSIMGLATFAVGLLPTRETLGDFAGIILITLRILQGLALGGEYGGAATYIAEHTPPGKRGFYTSWIQTTATLGLFLSLGVILATRLIVGTEDFGAWGWRVPFLVSIFLIAISIWIRLSLRESPLFQKLKDTKTVSKNPLKESFANPYNLKWVALALFGATMGQGVVWYTGQFYALFYLQKIFGVTLVDSNVIIGVALLLATPFFIFFGWLSDKIGRKKIMMAGMFLAVVTYYPIYGLMAAFAPTDPGQYFLFDYIGYNMPALMALIFIQVIYVTMVYGPIAAFLVELFPTKIRYTSMSLPYHIGNGVFGGLVPIFGLALINSTGNNFAGLWWPMGVASICFVVGMLFVKETKDVDITDASTSISMMGQVAGEKAKAALSGSPVKE, from the coding sequence ATGGCAAGCATAGTTGATACCGCTAAAAACGGCGCTCAAAGCTTGAAGAAAGTCATCTTTGCCTCGTCCTCAGGTACCATGATCGAATGGTACGACTTTTACATCTTCGGCTCGTTGGCAACTACAATCTCCGGCAAATTCTATAATACCGGCACCGAAGTTGGCGACATCATCGCCTGGCTCGCCACCTTTGCCATCGGCTTCATTGTCCGCCCGTTCGGCGCTGTGTTCTTCGGACGCATCGGTGACCTGATCGGCCGGAAATTCACCTTCCTTGTTACGATGTCCATCATGGGCTTGGCCACTTTCGCCGTCGGCCTGCTGCCAACCCGTGAAACCCTTGGCGATTTCGCCGGCATCATTCTTATCACCCTTCGCATTCTGCAGGGTCTGGCTCTTGGCGGCGAGTACGGCGGCGCCGCAACGTACATCGCTGAACACACTCCCCCCGGCAAACGAGGCTTTTACACCTCGTGGATCCAGACGACAGCCACCCTCGGTTTGTTCTTGTCCCTGGGCGTTATCCTGGCCACTCGCCTCATTGTCGGCACCGAAGATTTCGGCGCCTGGGGCTGGCGGGTACCGTTTCTGGTTTCCATCTTCCTGATCGCCATCTCTATCTGGATACGGTTGTCTTTGCGCGAATCTCCGCTGTTCCAGAAACTCAAGGATACCAAAACCGTTTCCAAGAACCCGCTGAAAGAAAGCTTTGCCAATCCTTACAACCTGAAATGGGTGGCTCTGGCTTTATTCGGCGCCACCATGGGCCAGGGCGTAGTCTGGTACACCGGTCAGTTCTACGCGCTTTTCTACCTGCAGAAGATTTTCGGAGTGACGCTTGTCGACTCTAATGTCATCATAGGCGTCGCGCTGCTGCTTGCTACCCCGTTCTTCATCTTCTTCGGGTGGCTGTCCGACAAGATCGGCCGCAAAAAGATCATGATGGCAGGTATGTTCCTGGCGGTTGTGACCTACTATCCCATCTACGGGCTGATGGCCGCCTTCGCTCCGACCGATCCCGGCCAGTATTTCCTGTTCGACTACATTGGTTACAATATGCCTGCTCTGATGGCTTTGATCTTCATTCAGGTCATTTATGTGACCATGGTTTACGGACCTATCGCCGCTTTCCTGGTCGAGTTGTTCCCGACCAAGATACGCTATACCTCAATGTCGCTGCCATACCATATCGGCAACGGCGTGTTCGGTGGACTGGTCCCGATCTTCGGCCTGGCCTTGATCAACTCAACTGGCAATAACTTCGCCGGCCTCTGGTGGCCGATGGGCGTGGCCTCTATATGTTTTGTTGTCGGCATGCTGTTCGTTAAAGAGACCAAAGATGTTGACATCACCGATGCTTCAACCTCTATCTCCATGATGGGACAGGTAGCCGGTGAGAAGGCTAAGGCAGCTCTCAGTGGTTCACCTGTAAAAGAGTAA
- a CDS encoding universal stress protein yields MYKRILVPLDGSKTAEGVLPHAKALAYAEGAEIALLNVAANPAQEFAFEDPAIAGYTVAEGEKSANKYMTKVCDELKTAGFKVTCHLREGGPATTILKMAEELKADVIAMSTHGRGWPASWLIGSVAERVVRHSKIPVMMIRAIE; encoded by the coding sequence ATGTACAAAAGAATTTTGGTTCCGCTCGACGGATCCAAGACCGCTGAAGGCGTGCTGCCTCATGCAAAAGCGCTTGCTTATGCCGAAGGAGCTGAAATCGCTTTGCTGAATGTTGCAGCAAATCCCGCTCAAGAGTTTGCCTTCGAGGATCCGGCAATCGCCGGCTACACCGTCGCCGAGGGTGAAAAAAGCGCCAACAAATACATGACCAAAGTCTGTGATGAGCTAAAAACCGCCGGGTTTAAAGTTACCTGTCACCTGAGGGAAGGCGGACCTGCAACCACCATTCTGAAGATGGCAGAAGAACTTAAAGCCGATGTCATCGCTATGTCAACCCATGGACGCGGTTGGCCGGCCAGCTGGCTGATAGGCAGCGTGGCCGAACGCGTGGTCCGTCATTCCAAAATCCCGGTCATGATGATCCGGGCAATTGAATAA
- a CDS encoding isochorismatase family protein yields MLNIENSLLLIIDVQEKLFRVINERDILLSNLLKLLKGINILNVPIIYTEQNPAGLGKTLPEITELISSAGAPVKFSFSCCGDTEILKQIKDSKRNQILVCGIEAHICVYQTSLDLLSGGYEVHLVSDCVSSRAPQNRELALRRLEREGVKVAGVEMALFELLQTAKAPQFKAISALVK; encoded by the coding sequence ATGCTTAATATAGAAAATTCGCTCCTGCTAATCATAGATGTGCAGGAAAAACTGTTTCGGGTCATCAATGAAAGGGATATTCTACTCTCAAATCTCCTGAAACTCCTCAAAGGAATCAATATTCTCAACGTACCGATTATTTACACCGAACAGAACCCGGCCGGCCTCGGTAAAACTCTGCCAGAAATAACAGAACTCATCTCTAGTGCGGGGGCGCCGGTGAAGTTCAGCTTTAGCTGCTGCGGTGACACCGAAATATTGAAACAGATCAAGGACTCGAAGCGTAACCAGATACTGGTTTGCGGTATTGAAGCCCATATCTGTGTTTATCAGACTTCTCTCGATCTGCTGTCCGGGGGGTACGAGGTGCATCTGGTTAGCGATTGCGTTTCCTCGCGCGCACCCCAAAATCGCGAGTTGGCGCTCCGGAGACTTGAAAGGGAAGGTGTGAAAGTTGCCGGGGTTGAAATGGCGCTGTTTGAACTGCTTCAAACAGCGAAAGCGCCGCAATTCAAAGCTATCAGCGCTTTAGTAAAATGA
- a CDS encoding DUF4147 domain-containing protein encodes MIIKNGEELGLSPLRRLAIDLIEAGIRSVQPDRVMPSVLSFNPSSRTLDILGHRFQIPGRLFVVGGGKASGALAVSLEKIISPDHIRAGLVAGKSGNYPTRLVEVVNTGHPIPDERSVQAAGRIPGFRDRFNINGEDLVVCLISGGGSALLSSPASEISLSDKQQAVDILIKSGADIAEINVVRKHLSKIKGGNLGRHFFPAQVVSLIISDVSDNDPSIIASGLTAADTSTFDDALGVISRHKLVARIPPKVINHLMKGRDGGVPDTPKSLPNCRNFIIADNQLALAAMKARAKELGRRVWISPSYISGETASAARLAVADIIGGKHHEFNTVVFGGETAPVVPLTAGAGGRNQHYALVALQELRTIPGEWLVASVGTDGSDFMPDVAGAMADSNTQEQANRLGLNLTEFTESFDSHSAFKRLGNSLLMTGDTGTNVGDLVLYLLGG; translated from the coding sequence ATGATAATCAAAAACGGCGAAGAACTGGGTTTGTCTCCTCTGCGGCGGCTTGCCATTGACTTGATCGAAGCCGGCATCCGGAGCGTTCAGCCGGACCGGGTCATGCCCTCGGTTCTCAGTTTCAATCCGTCAAGCCGGACGCTTGATATTCTCGGCCACCGATTCCAAATCCCTGGCCGGCTATTCGTTGTCGGCGGCGGTAAAGCCTCCGGGGCTTTGGCAGTCTCTCTGGAAAAAATCATCTCTCCTGACCATATTCGCGCGGGTCTGGTAGCCGGCAAAAGCGGTAACTATCCGACACGTCTCGTTGAAGTAGTCAATACCGGGCATCCGATACCCGATGAACGCAGCGTTCAGGCCGCTGGACGTATTCCAGGCTTCAGAGACAGGTTCAATATCAACGGCGAAGATCTGGTGGTTTGCCTGATTTCAGGCGGCGGTTCGGCTTTGCTGTCCAGCCCTGCTTCAGAAATAAGCCTGTCTGATAAACAACAAGCTGTCGATATTCTGATTAAGTCCGGGGCGGACATCGCTGAAATCAATGTCGTAAGAAAACACCTCTCAAAGATCAAAGGCGGCAACCTGGGGCGGCATTTTTTTCCCGCCCAAGTGGTTTCGCTGATAATTTCAGACGTTTCAGACAACGATCCGTCCATTATAGCCTCTGGTTTGACGGCGGCGGATACGTCCACTTTCGATGATGCTTTGGGTGTAATCTCCAGGCACAAATTGGTTGCGCGGATACCGCCGAAGGTGATAAACCACCTTATGAAGGGCAGGGATGGAGGTGTGCCAGATACTCCAAAATCCCTCCCGAATTGCCGTAACTTTATAATTGCCGATAATCAACTGGCTCTGGCGGCTATGAAAGCGCGCGCTAAGGAACTTGGGCGCCGGGTTTGGATTTCGCCTTCATATATTTCCGGGGAAACTGCCTCCGCTGCGCGCCTGGCTGTAGCCGATATCATTGGTGGCAAGCATCATGAGTTTAATACCGTTGTTTTTGGCGGCGAAACAGCGCCGGTGGTACCGTTAACCGCCGGCGCCGGCGGCCGGAACCAGCACTACGCGCTTGTCGCTCTCCAGGAATTGAGAACCATCCCCGGCGAGTGGCTGGTGGCATCTGTCGGTACGGATGGTTCTGACTTCATGCCGGATGTCGCCGGTGCCATGGCTGATTCCAACACCCAGGAACAGGCAAATCGCCTCGGTCTCAATCTAACGGAATTCACCGAAAGCTTTGATAGTCATTCCGCATTTAAGCGCCTGGGGAATTCGCTGTTAATGACAGGTGATACCGGGACCAATGTCGGCGACCTTGTTTTGTACCTGCTCGGGGGCTAG
- a CDS encoding substrate-binding domain-containing protein gives MKQFSSKKYLLPLIIPAAALMILAFLPSNNSGAGDAPHIDQSSDLTGSFTISGDPLVAPLSRVWAAEFMKLHPGVVITVVEDASSGIDALSRGAAIYQSMPRLGPAGAETASGIESNRIRIASDALSVIRWPWNPVELMTLEQVSGIYSGRIVNWKELGGLDEPIVVYAMPPGTPAYDFFKAKVLRLYGLPSADETIEFGSNVIFVRSAEEGNDLVAENPFAVFFTPVNIVTQEVTPTWIARTAGKEPSKACLETTSAGIFPIYRPLYYYTDGQPVGLVKEFIDFCLSEQGQDMVMLGGYLRLFFPNLGP, from the coding sequence ATGAAGCAGTTCAGCAGTAAAAAATATTTGCTGCCGCTGATAATACCGGCTGCGGCATTGATGATCCTGGCGTTTCTCCCTTCCAATAATTCCGGCGCCGGTGACGCCCCACATATTGACCAATCCAGTGACCTTACCGGCTCCTTTACCATTAGCGGCGACCCGCTGGTGGCGCCCTTGTCTCGGGTTTGGGCGGCCGAATTCATGAAGCTGCATCCCGGGGTGGTTATAACGGTCGTAGAGGACGCTTCCTCCGGCATTGACGCTTTGTCCCGCGGCGCTGCGATATACCAGTCAATGCCGCGGTTGGGACCGGCCGGTGCCGAAACGGCGTCCGGGATCGAATCAAATCGCATCCGAATTGCTTCGGACGCGCTATCGGTTATCCGCTGGCCATGGAATCCGGTGGAGTTGATGACGCTGGAGCAGGTATCCGGCATTTACAGCGGCCGAATCGTCAACTGGAAGGAACTTGGCGGGCTGGACGAGCCTATAGTCGTTTACGCCATGCCGCCTGGCACCCCGGCTTATGATTTCTTTAAGGCGAAGGTATTGCGGCTGTACGGCTTGCCTTCGGCGGATGAAACCATCGAATTCGGATCAAATGTAATCTTCGTCAGGTCGGCCGAAGAAGGCAACGACCTGGTGGCTGAAAACCCGTTCGCCGTTTTTTTCACGCCGGTCAACATAGTCACTCAGGAAGTGACGCCGACCTGGATTGCCCGCACCGCCGGTAAAGAGCCATCAAAAGCCTGTTTGGAAACCACCTCGGCTGGAATCTTCCCCATCTACCGCCCCCTTTATTACTATACAGACGGCCAGCCGGTTGGATTAGTGAAAGAATTCATCGATTTCTGCCTATCCGAGCAGGGTCAGGACATGGTTATGCTCGGCGGGTATCTAAGACTATTTTTCCCCAACCTGGGCCCGTAA
- a CDS encoding reductive dehalogenase, which yields MSKFHSNLSRRDFMKGLGLAGAGMSLAAAGSPLVHDLDELAAGVDTHHYRKWWQKDRDFEDLTTPVDWDLFKPYDTRKLYMLPLSLVKRQADERSARHIRDVANNTPGGTLRDIALDEATYDNFNMQHLGWQGNIRTASPVDRGLPAWQGTPEDNLQMMRAAAHFYGAPRVGAIEVNEHTRRLFDLGTTIWEDIPAAYIDSAGVYHIPSRCRWILTWIAKQNYPQSKYALRTDDSGPDRNKTFELGQASRNASYSHAPQIRWNVTGFLHGLGYLALQPEVRANVPFGLFSGLAEQGRTAYCCSPDYGLSIRYIDWAITDLPLQPTRPIDAGVTEFCKSCKRCAEVCPPGALSLDDDTSWEVAGQWNRGGFKGFHQHWQKCAEWGGPHDCSNCQMTCPFNHPPDASIHNLVRAASAVTPALNGFFAGMDRAFGYGWQKSDAEREGWWQRDLSKWPYDELKGFGVKDW from the coding sequence ATGAGCAAATTCCATTCAAACCTCTCGAGGCGTGATTTCATGAAAGGTCTCGGCCTGGCCGGAGCCGGTATGTCGCTGGCCGCGGCTGGAAGTCCGCTGGTTCATGACCTGGATGAACTCGCCGCTGGGGTAGACACCCACCACTACCGCAAGTGGTGGCAGAAAGACCGGGATTTTGAAGACCTGACCACGCCTGTAGATTGGGATCTGTTCAAGCCTTACGATACCCGGAAGCTATACATGCTGCCGCTTTCACTGGTGAAAAGGCAGGCTGACGAACGCAGCGCCCGGCATATTCGAGACGTTGCCAATAACACTCCTGGCGGCACGCTCCGGGACATCGCCCTGGATGAAGCCACCTATGACAACTTTAATATGCAGCATCTCGGCTGGCAGGGCAATATCCGCACCGCGTCTCCGGTCGACCGCGGTCTGCCGGCCTGGCAGGGGACTCCGGAAGACAATCTACAGATGATGAGGGCGGCGGCACATTTTTACGGCGCCCCCCGGGTCGGAGCTATTGAGGTGAATGAGCATACCAGGCGACTGTTCGACCTCGGTACGACCATCTGGGAAGATATCCCGGCTGCTTATATTGATTCCGCCGGTGTGTACCATATTCCCAGCCGCTGCCGCTGGATTCTCACCTGGATTGCCAAGCAGAATTACCCCCAGTCAAAGTATGCTTTGAGAACGGATGATTCCGGGCCTGACCGCAACAAAACCTTTGAACTTGGTCAGGCCTCGCGCAACGCTTCGTATTCGCACGCTCCTCAGATACGCTGGAATGTCACTGGTTTCCTGCACGGTCTCGGGTACCTGGCGCTGCAGCCGGAAGTGCGGGCTAATGTGCCTTTCGGCCTGTTCTCGGGACTGGCGGAGCAGGGACGTACCGCTTACTGCTGCTCGCCGGATTACGGCCTGTCCATCCGTTACATTGATTGGGCGATAACCGACCTGCCGCTCCAGCCGACCCGGCCGATTGATGCCGGTGTGACTGAATTCTGCAAGTCCTGCAAACGTTGCGCCGAGGTATGCCCGCCGGGCGCCCTATCGCTGGACGATGACACCTCATGGGAAGTTGCGGGCCAATGGAACCGCGGCGGCTTTAAAGGCTTTCATCAGCACTGGCAGAAGTGTGCCGAGTGGGGCGGGCCGCATGACTGTTCGAACTGCCAGATGACCTGCCCCTTCAACCATCCTCCGGATGCTTCTATTCATAACCTGGTGAGAGCAGCTTCGGCAGTGACACCGGCGCTAAATGGTTTCTTTGCCGGCATGGACCGGGCTTTCGGTTACGGGTGGCAGAAAAGCGACGCTGAACGTGAAGGCTGGTGGCAGAGGGATCTTTCCAAGTGGCCTTACGACGAGTTGAAAGGATTTGGGGTTAAAGACTGGTGA
- a CDS encoding reductive dehalogenase yields the protein MSNKFHSTVSRREFMKVMAMVTGGVGAMAAVNPAFHDVDELISAGAVMQKRPWWVKEREAHNPTTEVDWDVMKRVNPTNTGQQTEMWAYYHGQARADAASAKGAEYAKAKIAAQAPGYTYRGQALKTAVTTSWSAYVSKSWAGASTSGTWTKGGGAVYKGVATPADRGEPKWNGTPEENSHMLNAYQKYVGAAISGYGEFTELDREKLLCTNVKHNAAKKFIIDNTVDTAYETSTALAVPGKNQMYHLVHWEHMSHEMSRAAPAMGGRFNGSDFVATALKPSVYNFLRYMGYQMIGDGGDSNYPFIEAAVANLTGVAESSRNNVYSLTPELGPIGRIHSYITDIPVAPTHPIDAGMFKFCADCGKCARACPAECISFAKEPTWEIPDINGKPNIMHNKGTKEFWSDGAACRMVRTELDGCNVCWGNCTFTTNKGAMVHELIRGTISNLKFGPLNNFFFRMGEVFEYGAGTHEGGSPKAEEWWDRSFPVFGMDSTVTSFDGGYRK from the coding sequence GTGTCGAACAAGTTTCACAGTACCGTCAGCCGCAGAGAGTTCATGAAAGTCATGGCGATGGTGACCGGCGGCGTCGGCGCCATGGCGGCCGTCAACCCGGCCTTCCATGATGTCGATGAACTCATTTCCGCCGGCGCTGTCATGCAGAAGCGCCCCTGGTGGGTCAAAGAGCGCGAAGCCCACAACCCGACCACTGAAGTTGACTGGGATGTCATGAAGCGGGTTAACCCGACCAATACCGGGCAGCAGACCGAAATGTGGGCTTACTATCACGGGCAGGCCCGCGCTGATGCCGCTTCCGCTAAGGGCGCCGAGTATGCCAAGGCTAAGATTGCGGCTCAGGCTCCCGGTTACACTTACCGCGGCCAGGCATTGAAGACCGCTGTGACCACCTCCTGGTCCGCCTATGTCAGCAAGTCCTGGGCCGGCGCTTCCACCAGCGGCACCTGGACCAAGGGCGGCGGCGCGGTCTACAAGGGTGTTGCCACCCCCGCCGACCGCGGCGAGCCCAAGTGGAACGGCACCCCGGAAGAGAACAGCCACATGCTGAACGCCTACCAGAAGTACGTCGGCGCCGCCATCTCCGGCTACGGCGAATTCACCGAACTGGACCGCGAGAAACTGCTGTGCACTAACGTCAAGCACAACGCCGCGAAGAAGTTCATCATCGACAATACTGTTGATACCGCCTATGAGACTTCAACCGCCCTCGCCGTCCCCGGCAAGAATCAGATGTACCACTTGGTACACTGGGAGCACATGTCCCACGAGATGTCCCGCGCCGCACCGGCCATGGGCGGCCGTTTCAACGGCTCGGACTTTGTAGCCACCGCGCTGAAACCCTCTGTCTACAACTTCCTGCGCTACATGGGCTACCAGATGATCGGCGACGGCGGCGACTCCAACTATCCGTTCATCGAAGCCGCTGTGGCTAACCTAACCGGCGTGGCTGAATCGTCCCGCAACAACGTCTACAGCCTGACCCCTGAGCTGGGTCCCATCGGCCGCATCCACTCCTACATCACCGATATCCCGGTCGCGCCGACCCATCCTATCGATGCCGGCATGTTCAAGTTCTGTGCCGACTGCGGCAAGTGCGCTCGCGCCTGCCCGGCCGAGTGTATCTCCTTCGCCAAAGAGCCGACCTGGGAGATCCCGGACATCAACGGCAAGCCCAACATCATGCACAACAAGGGCACCAAGGAGTTCTGGTCTGACGGTGCCGCCTGCCGTATGGTGCGCACCGAGCTTGACGGCTGCAACGTCTGCTGGGGCAACTGCACCTTCACCACCAACAAGGGCGCCATGGTGCACGAACTCATCCGCGGCACCATCTCCAACCTTAAGTTCGGCCCGCTCAACAACTTCTTCTTCCGCATGGGCGAGGTATTCGAATATGGTGCCGGCACCCATGAGGGTGGATCCCCCAAGGCTGAGGAATGGTGGGATCGCTCCTTCCCGGTCTTCGGCATGGACTCGACCGTCACCTCTTTCGACGGCGGCTACCGGAAATAA
- a CDS encoding radical SAM protein, whose translation MRILLSIPLRDGMYTKFPDELLSIAAVLEKGGHKVMLHDANLGDRTAESFADFNPDLVGFSVSTGCIADSIKKALEFKKVYPNIKTVWGFRHPSALPEQTLQEEYVDYVVIGAGEYTLLELAAYLENGEGQLSEIKGLAWKNGQDIVINEPRPFLKALDELPDPAWHLVDPKKYWDVSIITSRGCPYTCTFCADASFYKGNVADLSAERIAAQSERIHKESGVNYLMYTGDNFGINRERLHKFCRIMIGKKLRLKWNCQISGTIDEETAKLMARAGCTAVILGAESGSQKILDLLTKGNVQEFEKTFWNLVRQRIIPTLFIQYGFPTETAADFQETLNFIKRLDNPPYLFMKFVPYPKTVLFDRCVAEKLVSVPERLAGWSTFQLHYATAANLSQVPVKMMDDALASFRATFATRRFRFMLRHNPAYFITAIREPGQFFGSLSYLIKNYLNALFDSANGRESWLVKFQRVIGRNPGKKRIIPKLTPKET comes from the coding sequence ATGAGAATCCTGCTGAGCATTCCTTTGCGCGACGGCATGTACACCAAGTTCCCCGATGAATTGCTATCAATTGCCGCCGTCCTGGAAAAGGGCGGTCACAAAGTGATGCTGCACGACGCCAATCTGGGTGACCGAACGGCGGAGTCTTTCGCTGATTTTAATCCCGACCTGGTGGGTTTCTCCGTTTCCACTGGGTGCATCGCGGACTCAATCAAGAAAGCCCTGGAGTTCAAAAAGGTATACCCCAACATCAAAACAGTGTGGGGCTTCCGACACCCGTCGGCCCTGCCGGAACAGACACTTCAGGAAGAATATGTCGATTACGTTGTCATCGGCGCCGGGGAATACACCCTGCTTGAACTGGCGGCCTATCTTGAAAACGGTGAAGGCCAGTTATCGGAAATTAAAGGTCTGGCCTGGAAGAACGGCCAGGATATCGTTATTAATGAACCCCGCCCGTTTCTCAAAGCTCTCGATGAGCTTCCCGACCCGGCCTGGCACCTTGTCGATCCTAAAAAATACTGGGATGTCTCCATCATTACCTCGCGCGGCTGCCCGTATACCTGCACCTTCTGCGCCGACGCCAGCTTCTATAAAGGCAACGTGGCTGACCTTTCCGCCGAGCGCATCGCCGCCCAATCAGAAAGGATACATAAAGAGTCCGGCGTCAACTATCTGATGTATACCGGGGACAACTTCGGCATCAATCGGGAGCGGCTCCACAAATTCTGCCGGATTATGATAGGCAAGAAACTAAGACTCAAGTGGAACTGCCAGATCTCCGGCACGATTGACGAAGAGACAGCCAAATTGATGGCCAGGGCGGGCTGCACCGCTGTTATCCTCGGCGCCGAAAGCGGCAGCCAGAAGATCCTTGACCTGCTGACCAAGGGCAACGTGCAGGAATTTGAGAAGACCTTCTGGAACCTGGTCCGCCAGCGGATTATCCCGACGCTCTTCATTCAATACGGCTTCCCGACGGAAACGGCCGCGGATTTCCAGGAAACCCTCAATTTTATAAAACGGTTGGATAACCCGCCGTATCTGTTCATGAAGTTTGTGCCCTATCCCAAGACGGTGCTATTTGATCGCTGCGTGGCGGAAAAACTGGTCAGCGTCCCCGAAAGGCTTGCAGGCTGGTCCACTTTCCAGCTTCATTATGCCACCGCTGCCAACCTGTCGCAGGTCCCGGTCAAGATGATGGATGACGCCCTGGCCAGTTTCCGCGCCACATTCGCCACCCGCCGCTTCCGTTTCATGCTGCGGCATAACCCGGCCTATTTTATCACGGCGATACGGGAACCGGGGCAATTTTTCGGCTCGCTTTCCTATCTTATCAAGAACTACCTGAACGCTCTGTTCGACTCCGCCAATGGCCGCGAATCCTGGCTGGTTAAATTCCAGCGGGTCATCGGCCGTAATCCGGGGAAAAAAAGGATCATCCCGAAACTGACTCCTAAAGAGACCTGA
- a CDS encoding NAD(P)/FAD-dependent oxidoreductase, which translates to MVTNFDSDVIVIGAGPAGSRTAQRLAAAGYAVILVERRAESGGPVCCTGIISCEAFTRFEIDPAIALREFTGAAIFAPNGRPVQVQRDSPQAVIVDRGSLDGFLTTRAVESGARLLLNTRAESIRTDDNRVIISVASSGGSYNLTTRAAVIASGLAPGLLRNLGLGRIKDTALGLQVEVDTPEPAEVQLFLGRRFAPGFFGWLAPISDRKAKLGLLTRTKTDNSLNALADFLRCRRIINQVSDDIQCRPIPLSTLPKTFSDRIIVVGDAAGQVKSTTGGGLSYGMTCADIAADTMTKALSMNKLDAAALQSYERAWKARLGWDLRLGRLAMHVFQQLSDRQIDRLIERCADKRVFDRMAADERLTFDRHGAALLSAGRSVWPALLSI; encoded by the coding sequence GTGGTCACAAACTTTGATTCTGATGTAATTGTCATCGGAGCTGGACCGGCCGGCTCAAGAACGGCACAACGCTTAGCAGCGGCCGGCTATGCGGTTATCCTGGTAGAACGCCGGGCTGAATCAGGAGGACCCGTCTGCTGCACCGGCATTATCAGCTGCGAGGCGTTTACCCGTTTCGAAATAGATCCGGCGATCGCTCTGCGGGAATTCACCGGAGCCGCAATATTCGCTCCCAACGGAAGACCGGTTCAAGTGCAGCGGGACTCACCCCAGGCGGTTATTGTTGACCGCGGATCCCTTGATGGTTTTTTAACCACCCGGGCAGTGGAATCAGGCGCCAGACTACTTCTAAACACCCGTGCGGAGTCCATAAGAACCGACGATAACCGGGTGATTATCAGCGTTGCTTCATCCGGAGGATCGTACAACCTAACCACGAGAGCGGCGGTAATCGCCTCCGGTTTAGCCCCCGGTCTGCTCCGCAACCTGGGACTCGGTAGAATCAAGGATACTGCGCTCGGTCTTCAGGTGGAAGTGGATACTCCCGAACCGGCTGAAGTCCAACTCTTTCTAGGCCGCCGGTTTGCGCCGGGATTTTTCGGATGGTTGGCACCGATCTCGGATAGAAAAGCAAAATTGGGTTTGTTGACGCGCACGAAGACCGACAACAGCCTGAATGCGTTAGCGGACTTCCTAAGATGCCGGAGGATTATCAACCAAGTATCAGACGACATCCAGTGCCGACCGATACCATTGTCGACACTCCCGAAAACCTTCAGCGACCGGATAATAGTGGTTGGAGATGCCGCGGGCCAGGTGAAATCCACTACCGGCGGCGGCTTGAGCTACGGCATGACCTGCGCCGATATCGCTGCCGACACCATGACGAAGGCGCTATCCATGAACAAACTTGATGCGGCCGCTCTACAGAGCTATGAAAGGGCATGGAAGGCACGGTTAGGCTGGGATTTAAGACTCGGGCGGTTGGCGATGCATGTCTTTCAACAACTCAGCGATCGACAGATTGACCGGTTGATTGAGAGATGCGCCGATAAAAGAGTGTTCGACCGGATGGCGGCCGATGAGAGGCTGACTTTTGACCGCCACGGTGCCGCATTGCTGTCAGCCGGCCGCAGTGTGTGGCCGGCATTACTTTCCATCTAG
- the tatA gene encoding twin-arginine translocase TatA/TatE family subunit → MRIGPMEIIIVLVIVIAIFGIGKLPDIGRSLGEGLRSFKKATQEVDSEVKSIKSSIDGKPAEKKAEPGNEPCPPPPPVSNDDE, encoded by the coding sequence ATGCGAATCGGACCAATGGAAATTATCATCGTTCTGGTGATTGTCATAGCTATCTTTGGGATCGGCAAGCTGCCTGATATCGGCCGCTCTCTGGGCGAGGGGCTCCGTTCCTTTAAAAAGGCGACTCAGGAAGTTGATTCTGAAGTTAAATCCATCAAATCCTCGATCGACGGAAAACCGGCCGAAAAGAAGGCTGAACCGGGCAACGAGCCCTGCCCGCCGCCGCCCCCTGTCAGCAACGATGATGAATAA